One Endozoicomonas gorgoniicola DNA window includes the following coding sequences:
- a CDS encoding IS1 family transposase produces MKAKVIDHAFGRRTGRTLKRLLKRLMRKTICSSRSVDIHDKVIGEFISRKYYQQF; encoded by the coding sequence ATCAAAGCGAAAGTCATTGATCACGCCTTTGGTCGCAGAACAGGAAGGACTCTCAAGAGATTGCTGAAGCGGCTAATGAGAAAAACAATCTGTTCCTCTCGATCAGTAGATATTCATGATAAGGTCATCGGCGAATTTATCTCCAGAAAGTACTATCAACAGTTTTGA
- a CDS encoding MATE family efflux transporter produces MNQKLTQGPIVPSLLRMAFPIIGMSFVQMTYNMVDMVWLGRIGSDAVAAVGTASFITWFGMALMLTTKSGVEITVSQEIGRENPGMASAFASNSILLALVAAVTYGLLTYLTAGYLVGFFDLEKQSVNDMAIAYIRIIAIGSPLYYVNPTLAGIFTGAGNTQLPFRITSTGLLLNIIVDPLFIFGMGPVPAMGSNGAALATVLSQGLVALLFYRKIILGYSVIQCSKETFTPAIKLLKRLMVLGFPVALHSALFAIFSIAIARVVSVWGALPIALQSVGAQIEAVSWMSATGFSTALATFTGQNYGAEKWQRIYTGFRVTVIISVLIGGVVTLAFLLFGREIFAVFIPEPDAIRLGAIYLAILAVSQIFMCMEISTSGAFYGLGKTMPPSLISIVFTGTRIPVALLLAYGAFGIPGMGLEGVWWSVSLSSVVKGVLLCGWCYWILSRHPKRVEEQEKLAVGMT; encoded by the coding sequence ATGAACCAGAAGTTGACCCAGGGGCCTATTGTACCATCGCTGCTGCGTATGGCATTTCCCATTATCGGCATGTCGTTTGTACAGATGACATACAATATGGTGGATATGGTCTGGCTTGGCCGGATCGGATCTGATGCAGTAGCGGCTGTTGGCACCGCTAGTTTTATCACCTGGTTTGGTATGGCTCTGATGCTGACTACAAAATCCGGTGTTGAAATTACGGTTTCCCAGGAAATAGGCCGGGAAAATCCTGGCATGGCATCTGCCTTTGCTTCCAACTCAATATTGCTGGCACTGGTTGCTGCAGTCACTTATGGATTACTTACTTATTTAACAGCAGGTTATCTGGTCGGTTTTTTTGATCTCGAAAAACAGTCAGTTAACGATATGGCGATCGCCTATATCCGCATTATTGCTATAGGGTCGCCTCTCTATTATGTAAATCCAACGTTGGCCGGTATTTTTACCGGAGCCGGGAATACTCAGTTACCCTTCAGAATCACCAGTACCGGTCTGTTGCTTAATATTATTGTTGATCCGTTGTTTATTTTTGGCATGGGCCCTGTGCCGGCCATGGGCAGTAATGGCGCAGCTCTGGCAACCGTATTATCTCAGGGATTGGTGGCTTTACTGTTTTATCGGAAAATTATTCTGGGGTATTCGGTTATCCAGTGTTCAAAAGAGACTTTTACTCCGGCGATCAAACTGTTAAAGCGGCTGATGGTACTGGGTTTTCCCGTTGCTTTGCACAGTGCCCTGTTTGCTATTTTTTCAATTGCTATTGCCAGAGTTGTTTCCGTATGGGGGGCGCTTCCTATCGCCTTACAAAGTGTGGGTGCCCAGATTGAAGCCGTTTCCTGGATGTCTGCCACGGGTTTTTCTACCGCTTTGGCAACCTTTACCGGACAGAATTATGGCGCAGAAAAATGGCAGCGCATTTATACCGGGTTTCGGGTAACAGTAATTATCAGTGTTTTGATTGGTGGCGTAGTTACACTGGCATTCCTGTTATTTGGCCGAGAGATTTTTGCGGTATTCATTCCTGAGCCTGATGCCATTCGTCTGGGAGCCATTTATCTGGCTATTTTGGCGGTCAGTCAGATATTCATGTGTATGGAAATTTCCACGTCAGGCGCCTTTTATGGCCTGGGTAAAACCATGCCGCCATCGCTGATCAGTATTGTTTTCACCGGCACAAGAATTCCAGTGGCACTGTTGCTGGCTTACGGTGCTTTTGGTATTCCGGGAATGGGGTTGGAAGGTGTCTGGTGGAGTGTGTCACTGTCGTCTGTGGTTAAAGGCGTATTATTATGTGGCTGGTGTTACTGGATTTTATCCCGCCACCCCAAACGTGTTGAGGAACAGGAAAAGTTAGCTGTTGGTATGACCTAG
- a CDS encoding FtsZ/tubulin family protein, translating into MIELVSTNEEISRIVIVSADLKAAKDIDAWQKNVVRDDPENPVLEHYTLQADNIFKVPSVFEQDDCLANTNLLMVVFGDSRADRLPEAFIQLFSAHNLCPLVVLPNELSLTLTDTGLEPSQVVTVTTEQSSKAAVDKILDPFVGSGMINLPVDDLKHIATPGSEGLLISAQASGPDGASEATKKAMALHKASHPAGTESTGILMNISSEMGSLTIGGYVMATDALRESAQDDASVMCSAMVSFSLPEDTFEVSLVIFKS; encoded by the coding sequence ATGATTGAATTAGTCTCTACGAATGAAGAAATATCCCGTATCGTTATTGTCTCTGCAGACCTGAAAGCAGCAAAAGACATAGATGCTTGGCAAAAAAATGTTGTGAGAGATGATCCGGAGAATCCGGTCTTAGAGCATTACACATTGCAGGCCGATAATATTTTTAAAGTCCCTTCAGTGTTCGAACAGGATGACTGCCTGGCCAATACCAACCTGCTGATGGTGGTCTTTGGTGACAGCAGGGCAGACCGACTGCCGGAAGCCTTTATTCAGCTATTCAGTGCTCATAACCTGTGCCCTTTAGTGGTCTTGCCGAATGAATTATCTCTGACTTTGACAGACACTGGTCTGGAGCCATCCCAGGTTGTTACCGTAACAACCGAGCAAAGCTCTAAAGCCGCCGTTGACAAGATTCTTGATCCATTTGTTGGCTCAGGCATGATTAACCTGCCGGTTGATGATCTCAAACATATAGCAACGCCGGGCTCCGAAGGGCTGCTTATAAGCGCACAAGCGTCAGGACCGGATGGCGCATCGGAAGCCACAAAAAAAGCCATGGCACTTCATAAGGCATCACATCCGGCAGGCACAGAAAGTACCGGCATATTAATGAATATTTCCAGTGAGATGGGATCACTGACCATCGGCGGCTATGTGATGGCTACCGATGCGCTTAGAGAGAGTGCGCAGGATGACGCTTCAGTGATGTGCAGCGCAATGGTGTCGTTTTCTTTGCCCGAAGATACGTTTGAAGTGTCGCTGGTTATTTTCAAGAGCTAA
- a CDS encoding ISNCY family transposase (programmed frameshift), with the protein MRQTINPQMQLGEVDISAITFNPKSRDDIPRLLRGLQHIWVTPDLREQVFQVLESMIPASSNNGRPGMDLWNILVFGTLRLVTNCDYDRLQELANEHGTLRKMLGHGPYCTHSYHIQTLQDNISLFTPEILDQVNQIVVAAGHQLVKKKDEPLYGRADSFVVKTDVHFPTDISLLNDACRKAIEFASTLAGQYQLPAWRQREYLKKQHRKRYHKVRNLKHSVAACEFKQRSRQHDIETAHLEYIKYSLDIIRKAESTAALVEKSAPDESALENLKYYIAHSRHQINLIYRRVIEHQQIPHSDKVFSIFEPHTEWISKGKAGVPVELGLRVCVLQDQFGFTLNHHVMQKQTDDQVAVPIAKGAKQRFPMLSQVSYDKGFWSPANLEELDGFLERTILPKKGRLSAEDKKREHHLEFTRAKRKHSAVESDINALEANGLDKCPDKGIDAFKRYVALAVVGGNLKRLGRILQERDF; encoded by the exons ATGCGTCAAACCATTAATCCACAAATGCAGTTGGGCGAGGTTGATATCTCCGCCATCACATTCAACCCCAAGTCCAGAGATGATATTCCCCGGCTTTTGCGGGGCTTGCAGCACATATGGGTTACACCTGATCTGAGAGAGCAGGTCTTTCAAGTTCTTGAAAGTATGATTCCTGCCAGCAGTAATAATGGTCGTCCCGGTATGGATCTCTGGAACATACTGGTGTTTGGCACCCTGCGGCTGGTCACTAACTGTGATTATGACCGTCTTCAGGAGCTGGCCAATGAACACGGCACGCTACGGAAAATGCTTGGGCACGGTCCTTACTGCACGCACTCTTATCATATCCAGACATTGCAGGATAATATCAGCCTGTTCACGCCCGAAATACTGGACCAGGTAAACCAGATTGTCGTGGCAGCAGGCCATCAACTGGTTAAAAAAA AAGATGAGCCGCTATATGGCCGTGCCGATTCGTTTGTAGTCAAGACCGATGTTCATTTTCCCACAGACATCAGCCTGTTAAACGATGCCTGTCGTAAGGCTATTGAGTTTGCGTCCACCCTGGCTGGCCAGTACCAGTTACCAGCGTGGCGTCAGCGGGAATACCTGAAAAAACAGCATCGAAAGCGCTATCACAAGGTGCGGAATCTGAAACATTCCGTTGCTGCCTGCGAGTTTAAACAGCGGTCACGTCAGCACGATATTGAAACGGCACACCTTGAATACATTAAGTACAGTCTCGACATTATCCGCAAGGCAGAAAGCACAGCTGCCCTGGTAGAAAAAAGCGCCCCCGATGAGTCTGCGCTGGAGAATCTCAAATACTACATTGCCCACAGTCGTCACCAGATTAATCTGATTTATCGTCGGGTGATCGAGCATCAGCAGATTCCTCACAGCGACAAGGTGTTCTCGATTTTTGAACCCCACACAGAATGGATCAGCAAGGGTAAAGCCGGAGTTCCTGTAGAGTTGGGGTTGCGGGTATGCGTACTGCAAGACCAGTTTGGCTTCACGCTGAATCACCATGTGATGCAAAAGCAGACAGACGATCAGGTTGCAGTGCCTATCGCAAAAGGAGCAAAACAACGCTTTCCCATGCTGAGCCAGGTCAGTTATGACAAAGGGTTCTGGAGCCCCGCCAACCTTGAGGAACTTGATGGCTTTCTGGAACGAACCATTCTGCCGAAGAAAGGCAGGCTTTCCGCAGAAGACAAAAAACGAGAGCACCACCTTGAGTTTACCCGGGCAAAAAGAAAGCATTCCGCCGTAGAGTCTGACATTAATGCTCTGGAAGCCAATGGCCTCGATAAATGTCCGGACAAGGGCATTGATGCCTTCAAGCGCTATGTTGCCCTTGCGGTTGTGGGTGGCAACCTGAAGCGCTTGGGCAGGATTTTACAAGAACGGGATTTTTAG